Proteins co-encoded in one Papaver somniferum cultivar HN1 chromosome 5, ASM357369v1, whole genome shotgun sequence genomic window:
- the LOC113279073 gene encoding putative ubiquitin-conjugating enzyme E2 38 gives MDQELTEIKVEGGMEEQNQQQSNSTSRREFKHFDIIPANSITNDHHYFASPSTLSSPSYQKKIMKEWRILEDNLPDSIYVRVYEKRIDLLRAVIIGPAGTPYHDGLFFFDIQFPSDYPNKPPTVCYRSFGNRLNPNLYANDFVCLSLLNTWHGEYKNERWIPSQSTMLQVLVSIQALVLNEQPFFNEPGYAQYSKTSDPWKRSSLLYNETAFTLSCKTMLCILNTPPTFFEEFVVQHFRDRGDAILTACKAYDTGRARIGDQLTITAAGTGIQNMPSRTFKTSMEQIYPKLVNSFAKNNGSPNGIMNTSNASELPSDNGSPNGITDTSNASVLRIIGFRNPI, from the exons ATGGATCAAGAGCTAACCGAGATAAAAGTAGAAGGAGGAATGGAAGAGCAAAACCAACAACAGAGTAACTCAACAAgtagaagagaattcaagcattTTGATATCATCCCAGCTAACTCCATTACTAATGATCATCACTATTTTGCATCCCCTTCTACTTTATCATCTCCTAGTTACCAGAAAAAAATAATGAAGGAGTGGAGAATTTTAGAAGATAACCTTCCTGATTCAATATACGTTAGGGTTTACGAAAAGAGAATCGATCTACTAAGAGCAGTAATCATAGGACCTGCGGGTACACCTTACCACGACGGTTTATTCTTTTTCGATATCCAGTTCCCTTCTGATTACCCTAATAAACCACCCACAGTTTGCTACCGTTCGTTTGGGAATAGACTGAACCCTAATCTATATGCAAACGATTTTGTTTGTTTGAGTCTTTTAAATACTTGGCATGGTGAGTATAAGAATGAAAGGTGGATACCTTCTCAGTCGACGATGCTACAAGTTTTAGTATCCATTCAAGCTTTAGTTCTGAATGAACAACCCTTTTTTAACGAGCCTGGCTATGCACAATACTCTAAGACTTCTGATCCATGGAAGAGAAGTTCTCTGCTTTACAACGAAACTGCTTTTACCTTGAGCTGCAAGACAATGTTGTGTATTCTTAATACACCGCCAACTTTTTTTGAAGAGTTTGTTGTTCAACATTTTCGTGATCGCGGGGATGCTATTTTAACTGCTTGCAAAGCTTATGATACTGGTCGAGCTAGAATCGGGGATCAACTCACTATCACTGCTGCTGGCACGGGGATTCAGAACATGCCGTCACGGACATTTAAGACGTCTATGGAACAAATATATCCAAAGCTCGTGAATTCGTTTGCAAAGAATAATGGATCTCCAAATGGGATAATGAACACTAGTAATGCAAGTGAGCTTCCAAGTGATAATGGATCTCCAAATGGGATAACAGACACTAGTAATGCGAGTGTGCTTCGTATCATAG GTTTTCGTAATCCCATTTAG
- the LOC113281618 gene encoding probable ubiquitin-conjugating enzyme E2 25: MDQELTEIRVEGGIEEQTQQQGSEFKHFDIITTENDIKDHHYFSSSSSLSSAGNVKVMKEWRILERNLPDSIYVRAYEGRIDLLRAVIIGPTGTPYHDGLFFFDIKFPSDYPNSPPKVYYRSFGHRLNPNLYQNGFVCLSLLNTWSGNENEKWKPTQSTILQVLVSIQGLVLNAKPYFNEPAFANMPKNSRPWKANSLSYNRNAFILSCKTMLCVLRRPPKFFEELAVQHFLDRAEAILTACNAYITGQANIGGQLTSITAATTRTNLTSRTFKASMGIVYSQLVKSFRENGSSLENIEILDTSNYHLSEAKGMCGPFTWFILVLIFCLGFGLIIRESNF; this comes from the coding sequence ATGGATCAAGAGCTGACAGAGATAAGAGTGGAAGGAGGAATTGAAGAGCAAACCCAGCAACAGGGGAGTGAATTCAAGCATTTTGATATAATAACAACAGAAAATGACATTAAAGATCATcactatttttcatcttcttcttctttatcatccgcTGGTAATGTGAAAGTAATGAAAGAATGGAGAATCTTAGAAAGAAATCTTCCCGACTCAATTTATGTGAGGGCTTATGAAGGAAGAATTGATTTACTGAGAGCAGTTATCATAGGACCAACAGGTACACCTTACCACGATGGTTTGTTCTTTTTCGATATCAAGTTCCCTTCTGATTACCCTAATTCACCACCCAAAGTTTACTATCGTTCGTTTGGGCATAGATTGAATCCTAATTTGTATCAGAATGGTTTTGTTTGCTTAAGTCTTTTAAATACTTGGTCTGGTAATGAGAATGAAAAATGGAAGCCTACTCAATCGACAATACTACAAGTTTTGGTATCTATCCAAGGTCTAGTTCTCAACGCGAAACCTTATTTTAATGAACCTGCTTTTGCAAATATGCCCAAGAATTCTAGGCCATGGAAAGCAAATTCTCTAAGTTATAATAGGAACGCGTTCATCCTGAGTTGTAAGACAATGTTGTGCGTTCTTAGAAGACCTCCAAAGTTTTTCGAAGAGCTTGCTGTTCAACATTTTCTTGATCGTGCTGAAGCAATTTTGACCGCTTGCAATGCTTATATTACCGGCCAAGCTAATATTGGTGGCCAACTAACCAGTATCACTGCTGCCACAACAAGAACGAACTTGACATCAAGGACATTCAAGGCATCCATGGGAATTGTGTATTCACAACTTGTAAAATCATTCAGAGAGAATGGATCATCTTTGGAGAATATTGAAATACTTGACACTAGCAATTACCATCTTTCAGAAGCAAAGGGTATGTGTGGCCCCTTCACCtggtttattttagttttaattttctgTCTAGGTTTTGGTCTTATTATTAGGGAAAGTAACTTTTGA